A window of Ictidomys tridecemlineatus isolate mIctTri1 chromosome 1, mIctTri1.hap1, whole genome shotgun sequence contains these coding sequences:
- the LOC144366917 gene encoding small integral membrane protein 30-like, with protein MTSVSTQLLLVLISLFLVSAVVEAVGVGDAITHLLHVVVSAACICACLSASAQKRNEET; from the coding sequence ATGACCTCAGTTTCAACACAGTTGCTCTTAGTCCTCATTTCCTTGTTTTTGGTTTCAGCAGTTGTTGAAGCTGTAGGAGTGGGGGATGCAATCACTCACTTGTTACATGTGGTTGTCAGCGCTGCATGCATCTGTGCTTGCCTTAGTGCCTCTGCAcagaagagaaatgaagagaCCTGA